In one window of Temnothorax longispinosus isolate EJ_2023e chromosome 9, Tlon_JGU_v1, whole genome shotgun sequence DNA:
- the LOC139819282 gene encoding uncharacterized protein: protein MTKRLIQQLWMLKIEWDDRPPSETSSIRIPRTIAVVNNVVRREIHGFCDASEQGYGAVVYIRLVTENGVIIRVLIAKSKVAPLKAITLPRLELSAAVLLSDLLEYVEKILRPKVAIDDTYAWSDSEVTLAWIRSAPHQDISRLRRNQSCSKPLQKLAPFLDACGVLRVGGRLTHSAISYEAKHPALLPNRHRLTELIVERTHRLHLHPGHRALHYILSQNFWILGAHQAIKRCLSRCYRCFRANPRPMQPPMADLPLDRAYVCFFVCFATKAVHLKLAFSLSTESFLSALRRFIARRGRCSRIYSDCGTNFVGAQRELVGCMQAASEREQIQWAFNPLSAPHFGGLWEAVVKSMKTHLKRVVGTQILTVEEFSTLVTQIEAILNFRPLCPTSSDPSDLGVLSLGHFLTLEPLVAVPYPDLNPVPMNRLDRWQMVQHMHQQFWKRWHDEYLHTLQQRPKWLQSAPTVKKDTLVLVKGENALPLQWRRGRIVELHPGRDGVARVATVRTADSVLTRPLVKLCPLPMDTLPEESVQA from the exons ATGACCAAACGATTGATCCAGCAACTCTGGATGCTCAAAATAGAGTGGGACGACAGGCCTCCCTCGGAGACAT CCTCCATTCGTATACCTCGTACTATCGCGGTCGTAAATAACGTGGTCAGGCGAGAAATCCACGGATTTTGTGACGCGAGCGAGCAGGGCTACGGAGCCGTTGTATATATTAGACTCGTCACCGAGAATGGGGTGATAATCCGTGTGCTCATCGCCAAATCAAAGGTGGCCCCACTCAAGGCTATCACATTACCGAGACTCGAACTTTCCGCGGCTGTCCTGCTGTCAGATTTGTTGGAATATGTCGAGAAAATTCTCCGACCTAAAGTTGCCATCGACGACACATACGCCTGGTCGGATTCTGAGGTTACCCTCGCGTGGATACGCTCGGCTCCGCACC AGGATATCAGTAGATTAAGACGCAATCAGAGTTGCTCCAAACCTCTGCAAAAACTCGCCCCCTTCTTGGATGCTTGCGGAGTCCTCAGGGTGGGCGGCAGGCTGACTCATTCCGCCATCTCATACGAGGCTAAACACCCGGCATTGCTGCCTAACCGACATCGACTCACGGAACTTATAGTAGAGCGCACCCACCGCCTACATCTGCATCCGGGACATCGAGCGTTACATTATATCCTGTCACAAAACTTCTGGATCCTGGGGGCCCATCAGGCCATTAAACGCTGCCTATCGCGCTGCTATCGGTGCTTCAGGGCGAATCCACGCCCGATGCAACCGCCCATGGCGGACCTACCGTTAGATCGA GCCTACGTGTGCTTTTTCGTCTGCTTCGCAACCAAGGCTGTTCACCTAAAGCTCGCCTTTTCTCTATCTACAGAATCGTTCCTGTCAGCCCTGAGGCGCTTCATCGCTAGACGCGGCCGTTGCTCGCGAATATACAGCGACTGCGGCACTAACTTTGTCGGAGCTCAGCGAGAGCTCGTCGGCTGCATGCAAGCCGCCTCGGAACGGGAGCAAATCCAGTGGGCCTTCAACCCCCTTTCGGCGCCGCATTTCGGTGGCCTTTGGGAAGCCGTGGTCAAATCAATGAAGACCCACTTGAAGCGAGTAGTGGGGACACAGATCCTCACCGTGGAGGAGTTCAGTACTCTCGTAACCCAAATAGAAGCTATCCTGAACTTCAGACCCCTCTGTCCCACCAGTTCAGATCCCAGCGACCTCGGGGTGCTCTCCCTGGGGCATTTCCTCACCCTGGAGCCTCTCGTGGCGGTTCCATACCCTGATCTGAACCCGGTGCCGATGAACAGACTCGATCGGTGGCAAATGGTGCAACATATGCACCAGCAGTTCTGGAAGAGGTGGCATGACGAATACCTGCACACCCTCCAACAGCGACCGAAGTGGTTGCAATCGGCACCTACGGTAAAAAAGGACACACTGGTCCTGGTAAAGGGCGAAAACGCCCTTCCCTTGCAGTGGAGGCGAGGGCGAATCGTGGAACTGCACCCGGGCCGTGACGGCGTCGCTCGGGTCGCTACGGTGCGGACGGCGGATAGCGTGCTTACCCGTCCTCTGGTGAAGTTGTGCCCACTGCCGATGGACACTTTGCCAGAGGAATCTGTTCAGGCGTAG
- the LOC139818737 gene encoding uncharacterized protein: MLNAKPLKSESAAPLRTLLDTFTKNTRALNLLGFPTDSWDYLLLKFLLEKLPRLLREKFESEHRAKEIPKYAQLTKFLSDHCRVLASVSGPTNMSIKSQSSSAKKSASASSLATQTAECPVCKEQHLVFKCSRFLKLSPRERHSTVKTANLCLNCLRAGHGINNCTSTGTCRSCQARHYTLLHFGRNSGPAGTPADTGAPSESAVDESSSPQNNEPLVTMTSVAKSSSTVLLPTVQAEALNVHGNPFPVRIFLDSASQLNFISENCMQKGGFGRTKGRTVVLAVNDTKAAATRGSTSLVIQVQGNGNTRIPIKATILPRISAQLPSSQVEQRAWKHIEGLKLADPQYHRPGPIDILIGAEIFTSLLRDGRRIGKKGEPDAFNSIFGWVLVGSMSTQASRSTHSFLTLDSLDASLSRFWQLDEIPTAPPYSQEDRRCEELFAQTTRRDVSGRFVVSYPFIKDKPCFVGTRQVAVNRFRALERGFKSDKEFKINYSKFMQDYLNNGYMKLIKQPLLVDGPVFYLPHHGVFKSDSTTTKLRVVCDGSAKDLNGVSLNQMLRSGPKLQSDIVVILLMFLLGLVALTADVRQMFLQILVELGQCDYQRIVWRFSENDPISDYLLLTVIFGLTCSPFIAIACMLKLAAEGKTSYPLAAAALEESVYVDDVVASVESVEKARELQRQLQALLKTAGFELRKWAIRRS; this comes from the coding sequence ATGCTAAACGCCAAGCCGTTAAAATCGGAGTCAGCCGCCCCTCTCCGCACGCTGTTGGACACATTTACCAAAAATACGCGAGCATTGAACTTGTTAGGGTTCCCCACGGACTCTTGGGACTATTTACTCCTCAAATTCTTGTTAGAAAAACTACCTCGTTTGCTTCGCGAGAAATTCGAATCCGAACACCGGGCAAAGGAGATACCAAAGTACGCGCAACTCACGAAGTTCCTATCGGATCACTGCCGGGTTCTCGCGTCCGTATCGGGCCCCACGAATATGTCGATCAAGTCACAGTCGTCTTCGGCAAAAAAATCCGCATCGGCCTCGTCGCTTGCTACTCAGACCGCCGAGTGTCCGGTGTGCAAAGAGCAACATCTCGTGTTTAAGTGCTCTCGATTCTTGAAACTATCCCCTCGGGAAAGGCATTCAACGGTCAAAACCGCGAATTTGTGTCTCAATTGCCTTCGCGCGGGTCATGGCATTAACAACTGCACATCGACGGGGACGTGCCGGTCGTGCCAGGCTAGGCATTATACCCTATTGCACTTCGGACGGAATTCGGGTCCAGCGGGCACCCCGGCGGATACCGGAGCCCCCTCCGAATCGGCCGTCGATGAGAGTTCGTCGCCACAAAATAATGAGCCCCTCGTCACCATGACCAGCGTCGCGAAATCGAGTTCGACCGTATTACTGCCAACGGTGCAGGCTGAAGCTCTCAACGTCCACGGGAATCCATTCCCTGTTCGCATTTTTTTAGATAGTGCTAGTCAATTAAACTTTATCTCGGAAAATTGCATGCAAAAGGGTGGTTTCGGACGAACCAAAGGTCGTACGGTAGTTCTAGCGGTTAATGATACTAAGGCAGCTGCTACTCGAGGTAGCACCTCACTCGTGATTCAAGTACAGGGTAATGGCAATACTCGCATTCCGATAAAGGCTACGATTCTCCCACGCATCTCCGCCCAATTACCTAGTAGTCAAGTCGAACAAAGAGCGTGGAAACACATAGAGGGATTGAAGCTCGCGGATCCGCAGTATCACCGACCGGGTCCCATCGATATCTTAATCGGCGCAGAGATCTTTACGTCATTGCTTCGAGACGGTCGTCGTATAGGGAAGAAGGGCGAACCAGACGCCTTTAATTCCATTTTCGGTTGGGTTCTAGTCGGTTCAATGTCGACGCAGGCATCTCGGTCTACACACTCGTTCCTGACTCTCGATTCATTAGACGCGTCTCTCAGTCGATTTTGGCAGTTAGACGAGATTCCCACGGCTCCGCCGTATTCACAGGAAGATAGACGTTGCGAGGAATTATTTGCGCAGACCACGCGTCGCGATGTATCTGGTCGATTTGTAGTATCGTATCCTTTCATAAAGGATAAACCTTGTTTCGTTGGCACGCGTCAAGTAGCCGTGAACAGATTTCGCGCACTTGAGCGTGGCTTCAAATCGGATaaagaattcaaaataaattacagcAAATTCATGCAGGATTACTTAAATAATGGCTATATGAAATTGATCAAGCAGCCGCTCCTAGTGGACGGACCTGTCTTTTACCTACCCCATCATGGGGTATTCAAGTCGGATAGCACGACTACGAAATTGCGCGTCGTATGTGATGGATCGGCTAAGGATCTGAACGGCGTCTCGCTGAATCAAATGTTGCGATCCGGTCCTAAATTACAATCAGACATAGTTGTGATATTATTGATGTTCCTGCTCGGTCTCGTGGCGCTCACCGCGGATGTCAGACAAATGTTCCTTCAGATATTGGTCGAACTCGGTCAGTGTGACTATCAACGAATAGTGTGGCGTTTCTCAGAAAACGATCCGATCTCGGACTACCTTTTGTTGACTGTCATTTTCGGATTGACATGCTCTCCGTTCATAGCGATTGCTTGCATGTTAAAGTTAGCGGCCGAAGGCAAAACAAGTTACCCATTGGCCGCGGCTGCCTTGGAAGAGAGCGTTTACGTCGACGATGTTGTGGCAAGCGTCGAGTCAGTGGAGAAGGCCCGCGAGCTTCAGCGGCAACTACAAGCCTTGCTTAAAACTGCCGGCTTCGAACTCAGAAAATGGGCCATCCGTCGGTCTTAG
- the LOC139818521 gene encoding uncharacterized protein, with amino-acid sequence MGRGHITKRELCIQRMREIHELSMLAVDNVAQRPNFLVRYPTVAGLVKDFEAAHLKIIQDASDEKFTAEDAIHKKSDTIRFGVIGRYEKFVGADRAAAAAAQAPVQTSSIQLPKISLPEFSEDLALWLSFIALFNVSIHENRSISSMEKYQYLVASLKGEALNVVKNLPLSADNYAVAYDALISRYQNKRITTWI; translated from the coding sequence ATGGGCCGAGGTCACATAACTAAACGCGAGCTGTGTATACAGCGGATGAGGGAGATCCATGAGCTGTCGATGCTCGCCGTGGACAATGTCGCACAGAGGCCAAATTTCCTAGTTAGATACCCTACCGTAGCTGGACTGGTTAAGGATTTTGAGGCGGCTCACCTCAAAATAATCCAAGACGCCTCAGACGAGAAGTTTACCGCGGAAGACGCAATCCATAAAAAATCCGATACGATACGCTTCGGAGTAATCGGGCGTTATGAGAAGTTTGTGGGCGCCGACCGagcggccgccgcggccgctcAGGCCCCGGTCCAAACGTCGTCTATCCAACTGCCCAAAATCTCACTTCCGGAATTCTCGGAAGATCTCGCGCTTTGGCTTTCGTTCATCGCGTTGTTCAACGTTTCTATTCACGAGAACCGGAGCATCTCCTCCATGGAGAAGTACCAATATCTGGTAGCCTCATTGAAAGGGGAAGCGCTCAACGTCGTGAAGAACCTCCCCCTCTCCGCCGATAACTACGCGGTAGCTTACGACGCCCTGATTTCGCGATATCAGAATAAGCGGATTACTACGTGGATTTAA